A genomic window from Methanobacterium sp. BRmetb2 includes:
- a CDS encoding digeranylgeranylglycerophospholipid reductase, which translates to MIDYDVVVVGAGPAGSMAAKTAAENGLDVLLLEKRPEIGIPVRCAEGVGKEHFEKLVKVDKKWVAADISGAKIYSPDGTEIILKEQFAGNEVGYVLERKIFDRHLVKLAANAGANVMVKTTAVGLKRSSKFRTAEVTIQKMDEIDSIETKIVIGADGVESRVGKWAGIDTTLALNEIESCAQYQLTNLDIDQNYCYFWLGNTSAPGGYIWYFPKGKNTANVGIGVLPSKAKRNPKYYLDNFISNKFPEGEIIEFVVGSEPVSPLESAVADNVMLVGDAARHVNPITGGGIVNALVGGLFAGIVATDSIEKGNYHAKALKKYDDLWKNDFGKKLVRYTKLQHKLIEMDDETLNTIFHSISDSKTKEASLKKLIIDLIKKNPKLLWDLKDVI; encoded by the coding sequence GTGATAGATTATGACGTTGTAGTTGTTGGTGCAGGCCCGGCTGGAAGTATGGCAGCAAAAACTGCGGCTGAAAACGGCTTAGATGTGTTATTGCTTGAAAAAAGACCAGAAATTGGTATTCCTGTGAGATGTGCAGAAGGTGTTGGCAAAGAACACTTTGAAAAACTTGTAAAAGTTGATAAAAAATGGGTTGCTGCTGATATTAGCGGGGCTAAAATATATTCTCCTGATGGGACTGAAATAATATTAAAAGAACAATTTGCTGGAAATGAGGTTGGATACGTTCTTGAAAGGAAAATATTTGATAGACATCTCGTAAAACTCGCGGCTAATGCTGGTGCTAACGTAATGGTTAAAACAACGGCGGTCGGGTTAAAAAGGAGTAGTAAATTTAGAACTGCTGAAGTGACTATTCAAAAAATGGATGAAATTGACAGTATTGAAACTAAAATAGTGATTGGGGCTGATGGTGTGGAAAGTCGTGTAGGAAAATGGGCAGGAATAGATACTACACTCGCCTTAAATGAAATAGAGTCATGTGCGCAGTATCAATTGACTAACTTAGATATTGATCAAAATTATTGCTATTTTTGGTTAGGGAATACTTCTGCTCCAGGAGGATATATATGGTATTTTCCTAAGGGAAAAAATACTGCTAATGTTGGTATAGGTGTTTTACCATCAAAAGCTAAAAGAAATCCTAAATATTACTTAGATAATTTTATAAGTAATAAATTTCCTGAAGGAGAAATAATTGAATTTGTTGTTGGCAGTGAACCAGTCAGTCCCCTTGAAAGTGCTGTAGCTGACAATGTAATGTTAGTAGGTGATGCAGCTAGACATGTGAATCCCATAACTGGAGGAGGTATTGTAAATGCATTGGTAGGGGGGTTATTTGCCGGTATTGTTGCCACAGACTCCATAGAAAAGGGAAATTACCATGCAAAAGCTCTTAAAAAATATGACGATTTATGGAAAAATGATTTTGGTAAGAAACTTGTTCGATATACTAAACTTCAACATAAACTTATTGAAATGGATGATGAAACTCTTAACACAATATTTCATAGTATAAGTGATTCTAAGACAAAAGAAGCAAGTTTAAAAAAACTTATTATTGATCTAATAAAGAAAAACCCTAAGTTGCTATGGGATCTAAAAGATGTAATTTAA